A window of the Malaclemys terrapin pileata isolate rMalTer1 chromosome 6, rMalTer1.hap1, whole genome shotgun sequence genome harbors these coding sequences:
- the RIMOC1 gene encoding RAB7A-interacting MON1-CCZ1 complex subunit 1 — MAGAAVVALCQRLAGLGRRLERLRGAGGEDAFLVKGAISLEKLKNLCKEDKETVNPSNLLQLYTQIVLDITYFEENQLVDEDFPEDSSLQRVKELISILSEPEVLVKESNMHQDLIGVLGTELLECLSWRRGALLYMYCHTVKERGCWLTKNTDLFKKCLNDGIHYLLEMLRFRYPTQLNDVSFQDTDTARLLSEGVFSDTHVLAMMYIGEMCYWGLKHCGEEKPGTHKMDSESNTELYCSLHSAVLDFREVGENMLMKYVAVCEGLLKGQDWNTANAKLILDYFKTFHS, encoded by the exons ATGGCTGGGGCGGCGGTGGTTGCGCTGTGCCAGCggctggcggggctggggcggaggctGGAACGGCTGAGAGGAGCGGGCGGAGAGG ATGCTTTTTTAGTGAAGGGTGCCATTTCTCTGGAGAAGCTGAAAAATCTTTGTAAAGAAGATAAAGAAACTGTAAATCCTTCAAATCTTTTGCAGCTTTATACACAG atagtcTTGGACATCACATATTTTGAGGAGAACCAACTTGTAGATGAAGATTTTCCAGAAGATTCTTCCTTACAGAGAGTTAAAGAACTTATCAGTATTCTTTCAGAACCAGAGGTTCTAGTTAAAGAAAGCAACATGCATCAAGAT cTAATTGGTGTTCTTGGTACAGAGTTGTTAGAATGTCTGTCCTGGAGACGAGGAGCTCTACTCTACATGTATTGTCACACTGTAAAAGAGAGAGGATGCTGGCTAACAAAAAACACTGACTTGTTTAAAAAG TGTCTTAATGATGGAATCCATTACTTACTGGAGATGCTAAGGTTTAGATACCCTACTCAGCTAAATGATGTCTCATTTCAGGATACAGACACAGCTAGACTGCTCAGTGAAG GTGTATTTAGTGATACCCATGTTCTGGCCATGATGTATATTGGAGAAATGTGTTACTGGGGACTGAAGCACTGTGGAGAAGAAAAGCCTGGAACCCATAAAATGGATTCTGAATCTAATACTGAACTGTATTGTAGCTTACATAGTGCAGTGCTGGATTTCCGAGAAGTAGGAGAAAATATGTTAATGAAATATGTAGCTGTGTGCGAGGGACTCTTAAAAGGACAAGACTGGAATACGGCAAATGCAAAACTAATCTTGGACTACTTCAAGACATTCCATAGCTAG